In Lysobacter lycopersici, a genomic segment contains:
- a CDS encoding ThiF family adenylyltransferase, protein MPASRLALGLRKLDELGFKPIKRPGPARCFVGELQCAKDSVKVRFEISDWEFTTYPTLVILERPPFLPALTPHVSGDGYQCYFVQGRVVLDRYRPDHAIWQCVEQARKELDHLSANPKYREREFEQEFGAHWAIGQKPHPIPVLLADVAGAGDGAVPCFGIGVDDGVYIIAASDETQVKALAEARGWPTPKLKKIGTYIVRSPKSPTLPSEQLPATIAEAFAWIKAWDPDAMKRIHAVLGQREWLGFKAIQFLIDTPAGWFGFFFDLNPRRALMHKRKPSGYRQHLYNKGNELPIIRVSVSQISPDFIHSRNLQFPSLKDRRITLIGCGAIGGYLAQALVKLGAGSGTGSLTLIDPDLLAPGNLGRHFLGMDSLYKSKAVALQEVLTRQFPHAKIVAEARSAAYPSDITGDLVIDATGEEAVSEAINANRRTKSRAEGVPVLHTWIVGNGECVQGLWVDQKKYACFRCMRRNDTARTPRFPVIDHDPETRIVGCSAYTPYAVSAPMSASALAIDMIIDWLKGDVSPRFRTRCVEGADIRKTKNQNVSPLEGCPGCSAPSS, encoded by the coding sequence ATGCCCGCGTCGCGGCTCGCGCTAGGACTGAGGAAACTGGACGAGCTCGGCTTCAAGCCCATCAAGCGTCCAGGCCCGGCGCGCTGTTTCGTCGGCGAGCTGCAGTGCGCCAAGGATTCGGTCAAGGTTAGGTTCGAGATCTCGGACTGGGAGTTCACCACCTACCCGACGCTCGTCATCCTCGAACGCCCGCCGTTCCTGCCCGCGCTGACCCCGCACGTTTCCGGCGACGGCTACCAGTGCTATTTCGTGCAGGGTCGGGTCGTACTCGACCGGTACCGGCCGGACCACGCGATCTGGCAGTGCGTCGAACAGGCGCGGAAGGAACTCGACCACCTCAGCGCGAACCCCAAGTACCGCGAGCGGGAATTCGAGCAGGAGTTTGGTGCCCACTGGGCGATCGGCCAAAAGCCCCACCCCATTCCTGTGCTGCTCGCCGATGTCGCCGGCGCCGGCGACGGTGCTGTGCCCTGTTTCGGGATCGGCGTCGACGACGGGGTCTACATCATCGCCGCGAGTGATGAAACGCAGGTCAAGGCGTTGGCCGAGGCGCGCGGCTGGCCCACGCCCAAACTCAAGAAGATCGGCACCTACATCGTCCGCAGCCCCAAGTCACCGACGTTGCCGAGCGAACAACTGCCCGCAACGATCGCCGAGGCCTTCGCCTGGATCAAGGCGTGGGATCCGGACGCCATGAAGCGGATTCATGCCGTGCTCGGCCAACGCGAATGGCTGGGCTTCAAGGCCATCCAGTTCCTGATCGACACTCCGGCCGGCTGGTTCGGATTCTTCTTCGATCTGAATCCAAGACGTGCGCTGATGCACAAGCGCAAGCCCTCCGGCTATCGGCAGCACCTGTACAACAAGGGAAACGAGCTTCCGATCATCCGAGTCAGCGTCAGCCAGATCAGCCCGGATTTCATCCATAGCCGCAACTTGCAGTTTCCGTCGTTGAAGGACCGCAGGATCACCTTGATCGGCTGCGGCGCCATCGGCGGATACCTCGCGCAGGCGCTGGTGAAGCTCGGTGCCGGATCCGGCACCGGCTCGTTGACGCTGATCGACCCCGATCTCCTCGCGCCGGGCAACTTGGGCAGGCACTTCCTCGGCATGGACAGCCTATACAAGTCCAAGGCGGTCGCGCTGCAAGAAGTGCTGACCCGGCAGTTTCCCCACGCCAAGATCGTAGCCGAGGCGCGCAGCGCGGCCTACCCTTCCGACATCACCGGCGATCTCGTCATCGACGCGACCGGCGAGGAAGCAGTCAGCGAAGCGATCAATGCGAATCGCCGTACCAAATCCCGCGCCGAAGGTGTACCTGTTTTGCACACATGGATCGTCGGCAACGGCGAGTGCGTCCAGGGCCTGTGGGTCGATCAGAAAAAGTATGCGTGTTTCCGTTGTATGCGGCGGAACGACACTGCGCGAACTCCGCGATTCCCTGTCATCGATCATGACCCGGAGACGAGGATCGTCGGCTGCAGCGCCTATACCCCCTATGCCGTCTCGGCGCCGATGTCCGCATCCGCGCTCGCCATCGACATGATCATCGACTGGCTCAAGGGCGATGTCTCGCCGCGATTTCGAACACGCTGCGTAGAGGGCGCCGACATCCGGAAGACCAAGAACCAGAACGTCTCGCCACTCGAGGGATGCCCAGGATGCTCAGCCCCCTCGTCCTGA
- a CDS encoding Mov34/MPN/PAD-1 family protein, with protein MLSPLVLRRPDDDGFVLVEEQVLQVFVRHRQLHQDACESGGILLGYRRGSHLHVTEATASLDSDQTSRTRFFRSATPHQQAALARWRESGGTMDYLGEWHTHPENNPSPSTIDMRSWQHICSMRKAPMVFVIAGIQDRLWIGLGISTGLHSIPELT; from the coding sequence ATGCTCAGCCCCCTCGTCCTGAGGCGACCCGACGACGACGGCTTCGTCCTGGTCGAAGAGCAGGTGCTCCAGGTATTCGTCCGGCATCGGCAACTCCACCAGGACGCGTGCGAATCCGGCGGCATCCTGCTGGGGTATCGGCGCGGCTCCCACCTGCACGTGACCGAGGCCACCGCGTCGCTGGATTCCGACCAGACAAGCAGGACCCGCTTCTTTCGTTCCGCCACGCCACATCAACAGGCCGCCCTTGCGCGATGGCGCGAGAGCGGAGGAACCATGGACTACCTAGGCGAGTGGCATACCCATCCGGAGAACAACCCATCGCCGTCAACGATCGATATGCGTAGCTGGCAGCACATCTGCAGCATGCGCAAGGCACCAATGGTGTTCGTGATTGCAGGTATCCAGGATCGACTTTGGATCGGCCTCGGCATCTCAACCGGGCTGCATTCGATACCCGAACTGACGTAA
- a CDS encoding Cap15 family cyclic dinucleotide receptor domain-containing protein: protein MASLTLTGVELSRLTKVFAVTTLVLTAGISLFRWGLLDHPLGQAVLQSVFLAITLTGLLFAGFYKFGWRLGPLASWMGRPDLRGVWLGHLASSYFKDGQPIPIVFVIRQTYLDISICSYTEKQRGQSTFEALIQNDRHAITVLAYIYELQRHYAGAQERVKGTGEVELLGGDRLRGFYWTNSPTHGSICLQRKSTQCEGIHEFEDAVQKWPISDWPISGF, encoded by the coding sequence ATGGCAAGCCTGACGTTGACCGGCGTGGAATTGTCGCGATTAACGAAGGTATTTGCCGTGACCACGCTGGTGCTGACCGCGGGCATCTCGTTGTTTCGATGGGGACTACTCGACCATCCTCTCGGTCAGGCGGTTCTGCAGTCAGTCTTCCTCGCCATCACTTTGACCGGCCTATTGTTTGCAGGCTTCTACAAATTCGGATGGCGACTTGGACCGTTGGCGAGCTGGATGGGTCGGCCAGACCTTCGTGGCGTCTGGCTCGGTCACCTTGCGTCGAGCTACTTTAAGGATGGGCAACCAATCCCGATCGTGTTCGTCATCCGCCAGACCTATCTGGATATCTCAATCTGCAGCTACACGGAGAAACAGCGAGGCCAATCGACCTTCGAGGCGCTGATCCAGAATGACCGCCACGCAATCACCGTATTGGCCTATATCTACGAACTACAGAGGCACTACGCGGGTGCGCAAGAACGGGTCAAAGGGACTGGAGAAGTCGAACTTCTGGGCGGCGACAGGCTGCGGGGCTTCTATTGGACCAACTCTCCCACACATGGGTCGATCTGCCTGCAACGTAAGTCGACTCAATGTGAAGGCATCCATGAATTCGAGGATGCAGTGCAGAAATGGCCGATTTCGGATTGGCCGATATCAGGATTTTGA
- a CDS encoding SDR family oxidoreductase — translation MKTVLITGCSSGYGLETARYFHDRGWNVVATMRRPNHDLLPASDRIKLVTLDVTNAESIAHAIAEAGQIDVLVNNAGIGVVGAFEATSMQAVREVFETNTFGTMAMVQAVIPQMRERRAGTIVNVTSSVTLASMPLAAAYTASKTAIEGFTGSLAHELGHFGVQVKLVEPGYGPSTRFTENGAERMNGLIPETYAGFAGPVFEAFAKPEAITYPQDVAVAIFGAANDRSDRLHFAAGADAVALAGPR, via the coding sequence ATGAAGACGGTCCTGATCACAGGTTGTTCCTCCGGCTACGGGCTCGAAACCGCCCGCTACTTCCATGATCGCGGGTGGAATGTCGTCGCCACCATGCGTCGCCCGAATCACGACCTCCTGCCCGCATCCGACCGCATCAAACTGGTCACGCTGGATGTCACCAATGCCGAAAGCATCGCGCACGCCATAGCCGAGGCCGGCCAGATCGACGTTCTCGTCAACAATGCAGGCATCGGCGTCGTCGGTGCCTTCGAGGCCACGTCGATGCAAGCGGTGCGCGAGGTATTCGAGACCAACACATTCGGCACGATGGCGATGGTGCAGGCCGTGATTCCGCAGATGCGCGAGCGCCGGGCGGGCACGATCGTGAATGTCACCTCGAGTGTCACCTTGGCCAGCATGCCGCTGGCCGCGGCGTACACCGCAAGCAAAACCGCGATCGAGGGTTTCACCGGATCCCTGGCGCATGAGTTGGGTCACTTCGGGGTACAGGTGAAACTGGTCGAACCGGGATATGGCCCATCGACACGATTCACGGAAAACGGGGCGGAGCGTATGAACGGCCTGATCCCCGAGACCTATGCCGGGTTTGCAGGGCCGGTCTTCGAGGCGTTCGCCAAGCCGGAGGCGATTACCTATCCGCAGGATGTGGCAGTTGCCATCTTCGGGGCCGCGAATGATCGATCCGACCGTCTGCACTTTGCGGCTGGCGCTGATGCCGTTGCCTTGGCAGGCCCCCGCTGA
- a CDS encoding AraC family transcriptional regulator: MTDPLAEFITLLRPAKVMGKSISGAGPWGVRYAPFGHPGFCVVTDGACLLHVDGADPLRLEAGDFVFLPATPGFVLSGFESVEPQHIDPASIADQSHEVRHGSLEGEPDVRMLGGYFVFDSPDTTLLVTLLPPVIHVRGEGRFGVLVRLVREEAMQTKSGRDLILTRLVEVLLIEALRAAPGDTAPAGLLRGLADERLALSIREMHRDPSRAWTVEQLAKVAALSRSAYFQRFNRAVGMPPMEYLLAWRMAIAKDILDRQDLVIEKVAERVGYSSASTFSTAFTRYVGRSPSGYARERREVRARVA; the protein is encoded by the coding sequence ATGACTGACCCTCTAGCTGAATTCATCACCCTGCTTCGACCCGCCAAGGTCATGGGCAAGAGCATCTCCGGCGCCGGGCCATGGGGCGTTCGCTATGCGCCGTTCGGGCACCCCGGCTTTTGCGTGGTGACCGACGGTGCATGCTTGCTGCATGTCGATGGCGCTGACCCTCTGCGCCTGGAGGCAGGCGATTTCGTGTTCCTGCCTGCGACGCCGGGATTCGTCCTGTCGGGATTCGAGTCCGTCGAGCCGCAGCACATCGATCCCGCCTCCATCGCGGACCAAAGCCATGAAGTACGTCATGGCTCCCTCGAGGGGGAACCGGACGTGCGCATGCTGGGCGGCTATTTCGTGTTCGATTCGCCGGATACGACGCTGCTGGTAACGCTGCTCCCACCGGTCATCCACGTCCGGGGTGAGGGCCGCTTCGGCGTGCTGGTACGCCTCGTGCGCGAGGAGGCCATGCAAACGAAGTCGGGGCGCGACCTCATCCTGACTCGATTGGTCGAAGTCCTGCTCATCGAAGCCTTGCGGGCTGCACCGGGCGACACGGCACCAGCGGGCCTACTACGCGGCTTGGCGGACGAGCGCTTGGCTCTGTCAATCCGGGAGATGCATCGCGATCCGTCGCGTGCGTGGACGGTGGAGCAACTGGCCAAGGTCGCGGCCCTTTCAAGGTCCGCCTACTTCCAACGCTTCAACCGTGCGGTAGGCATGCCGCCGATGGAGTACCTCCTTGCTTGGCGCATGGCGATCGCGAAGGACATCCTCGATCGCCAGGATCTCGTAATCGAGAAGGTGGCCGAGCGCGTCGGCTATTCCTCGGCGAGCACGTTCAGTACTGCATTCACCCGCTACGTGGGTCGATCCCCGAGTGGCTATGCCCGAGAGAGGCGCGAAGTACGCGCACGCGTAGCCTGA